TAATCATATTTAACATGTTTGGCGTCTATGTGCTTTTGTCCATAAGCCTGGAACGCTAGGATTGATAGAAAAGTGAATATCCATTTCATGGTTTAAAATTTAATCAGAGATTTATGCTCAATAGGTAACGTAAAAAAATCTATTTCATGATTAAATAGAATTTTATTCTTCCAACAACTCCAAAATCCATTGCAAGATTTTATCGGTATCCATGATCGACTAGGAAAGCGGATGTTTGGTGCCATCCAGTCTTACACATATAGACATCTGTGAACCGATTAGTTTTTTATTCGGCTTAAACTTTGAGGAGCCACACCGAGATAAGATGCGATGTGCTTTTGAGGAACAAGTTGAAATAATTCAGGGTTTCTATTGATGAGTTCCAGATAACGTTCTTTGAGTTCCATGGTTTGAAAATTCTGTAATCTTCTTACCATTTGGAGATACGCATCTTCCGCCTGAATGTATCTGATTTTTTCAAATTTCTCATGGGTTTTAAAGAAATCATGTAAGGTGGTTTTGTGAAACTCATACACCACGGTATCAGTTACCGCCTGAATATATAATTCACCGGAATTACCGGAGAGATAACTTTCATAATCGGTAGCAAACCACTGGTCTAAATAAAAATGATGGGTAATATCTATACCTTCCTGAACCCGATAACCACGCATAAAACCCGATTGCACAAAAAACAGTTTTTGTACCGGTCGGTCTGCGCGGAGTAAATATTCATTCCTTTTGAATTCTTTGACTTTAGCCATAGCTATAAAGGATTCATATTCCGCGTCTGTAAAATCTATATAGTTAGCCAGAAATTTTTTCATAAATACATTCTATCTATTGGAGAGATTTGATGGTGGGTCTCAAATGTAGCTATTCAAAATAATTGGCGATTACCCTGGTCATACAGCTTTAAAATAAATTAACTTTTTTATTTTAAATTAAATATTTGTTTCCTTTTAAATTTTTATTTCTTTTTGAAACGTTTGTGTATATTTGAAACAATAATCAGACTTATATAATAGAATCCTGTAGTATAAAATGCACCTACTTACTATAAAACAAAATTTAAAACTGCTTATTTGTGTATTGCTCTTATCAGGGGTGAGCATATCCGGGAAAAGTCAAAGTGTAGATAGCATTTTGGTACAACCCAATCCTGTTAAGGATACTTTGTCAATTTATTTGGAATTAAATATGAATGATTCTGTATCTATTAGCAGTTATAGTTTGGCAACTCCTTTGAAAGATACGCTGTGTGCGGATTCAGTATTATATGCAGGTAATCATACGATTAAATATGATGTGACCAATTTCCTGAACGGTAGTTATATTCTAACCTTAGAGTTTAAGTACAATCAAAAAGCAAATTTTAGATTCGCTAAAACGGATACGCTTCTCTCGGTTAAGGAAAACTCTCTAAATGATGAGGCTGTATTTTATCCTAACCCTACAACCGGAAGAGTCTATTTTGAAGACATAAAAGAAAATACAACGATTCAGGTATTAGATTTAAGGGGACAACTAATTCAAGAAGTAAATAGTTCTCAAGGATATTTTGATTTTGAGAATGTCCCGAGTGGGGTTTATGTGGTGAGGTATTATGATTTCGAAAGGGAAGAGTTTAAAATTAATGTTTTGGAAATGATTGGTAATTGAGAATCTGAGTTTTAAATATTATTACTTTTCTTACGATTGCAAGATTCACATAGTAACTGGAGGTTTCTATATGTTGAAGTTCCACCTTTAGAAATGGGTATTATATGATCATATTCGAGTCTTAGTCTGCTTGAACATTGAGTACATTTTCCATCATCACGTCTCCAGACAGAATCTTTTGTTTTCTGGGGGATATGATCTCTTTTTGTTTTTAAGCTATTAATATCAAAGTAGAAGCTATAAACAAAATTTTTCCTTTGGTCAAATGTGGTGAAAACATGTTTCCACTTAATCCATAAATCATCAAGGCTCTCAGCGCGATTCATATCATCTTTACTCTTGCCATTTATTATTCGCTTCCAATCACTTTCACTGAGGTAGGCTTCAATAAAATCAAAGCCGTAATTTGTGTTAGTTCCCCAATCTTTTTTGAGCTCATAATCGAACGGAGAGTTTAAAAAAACTGGAGGGATATCATCATAAAAGTCCTTGCAAACTTGAATATATTTTTTCTCACACGCCTTAATTTCTTCAATTGTATAAGAGTTATAATTATTATAATGTTGGTTGAAATTTGGTAGAGGGAAATCGTTGAAATGTATATTAATAATGTGCGTAACTTCTTCAAATAGTGGTTTGTATAATTGATTCTTTAATATTTCTCTTTTGTCAAAATTAAAATAATAGAGAGCCGATAACCAGCAACTAATTTGCTTTTGGATTTTTAGCAGTTCATTTGTTTTAAACCAGTTATACAATTTGGGTTGAATTGATACGGCAAACACATGTCGATGTTCAAATTCAAATTTTCCTTGATTAACTAGATTGTGAAATCTGATTAAATTATTATACTCATCCAACGAGGTTATATAAAAGGATATATATCTAGAGTTGTAAGTGGTCCTTAGGTATTTGACATGTTTAATCTGTTCCAAAAAATTAGGCTTACTTAGCTTCGTTTTTTTATGGATATACGGATCAATAAGAACTATTTGCCCCTTTAAATCATCGATGGTTTTTACGTA
This genomic interval from bacterium SCSIO 12643 contains the following:
- a CDS encoding Crp/Fnr family transcriptional regulator, which codes for MKKFLANYIDFTDAEYESFIAMAKVKEFKRNEYLLRADRPVQKLFFVQSGFMRGYRVQEGIDITHHFYLDQWFATDYESYLSGNSGELYIQAVTDTVVYEFHKTTLHDFFKTHEKFEKIRYIQAEDAYLQMVRRLQNFQTMELKERYLELINRNPELFQLVPQKHIASYLGVAPQSLSRIKN
- a CDS encoding HNH endonuclease, with the translated sequence MDEYNNLIRFHNLVNQGKFEFEHRHVFAVSIQPKLYNWFKTNELLKIQKQISCWLSALYYFNFDKREILKNQLYKPLFEEVTHIINIHFNDFPLPNFNQHYNNYNSYTIEEIKACEKKYIQVCKDFYDDIPPVFLNSPFDYELKKDWGTNTNYGFDFIEAYLSESDWKRIINGKSKDDMNRAESLDDLWIKWKHVFTTFDQRKNFVYSFYFDINSLKTKRDHIPQKTKDSVWRRDDGKCTQCSSRLRLEYDHIIPISKGGTSTYRNLQLLCESCNRKKSNNI
- a CDS encoding T9SS type A sorting domain-containing protein; translation: MLLSGVSISGKSQSVDSILVQPNPVKDTLSIYLELNMNDSVSISSYSLATPLKDTLCADSVLYAGNHTIKYDVTNFLNGSYILTLEFKYNQKANFRFAKTDTLLSVKENSLNDEAVFYPNPTTGRVYFEDIKENTTIQVLDLRGQLIQEVNSSQGYFDFENVPSGVYVVRYYDFEREEFKINVLEMIGN